In Thamnophis elegans isolate rThaEle1 chromosome 13, rThaEle1.pri, whole genome shotgun sequence, one DNA window encodes the following:
- the GRK3 gene encoding beta-adrenergic receptor kinase 2 isoform X1, protein MADLEAVLADVSYLMAMEKSRSSPAARASKKLALPEPSIRSVMQKYLEERGELAFEKVFNQKIGFLLFRDFCQNDMDEGIPQLRFYEEIKEYEKLDCEEDRLTRSRQIYDTFIMKELLSCSHPFSKQAVSHVQTRLAKKQVPITLFQPYLEEICESLRGNIFQLFLESDKFTRYCQWKNVELNIHLTMNDFSVHRIIGRGGFGEVYGCRKADTGKMYAMKCLDKKRIKMKQGETLALNERIMLSLVSTGHCPFIVCMTYAFHTPDKLCFILDLMNGGDLHYHLSQHGVFSEKEMRFYAAEIILGLEHMHSRSVVYRDLKPANILLDEHGHVRISDLGLACDFSKKKPHASVGTHGYMAPEVLQKGTAYDSTADWFSLACMLFKLLRGHSPFRQHKTKDKHEIDRMTLTANVELPDSFSPELKSLLEGLLQRDITKRLGCQSGGAQEVKSHPFFQGIDWQHVYLQKCSPPLIPPRGEVNAADAFDIGSFDEEDTKGIKLLDCDQELYKNFPLVISERWQQEVAETVFETVNTDTDKVELRKRAKNKQLGHEEDYALGKDCIMHGYMLKLGNPFLTQWQRRYFYLFPNRLEWRGEGESRQNLLPMEQILLVEETQVKDKRCILLRIKGGKQFVLQCESDPEFVQWKKELTEAFMEAQKLLRRAPKFLNKSRSAGVELTKPPLSHRNSNGL, encoded by the exons CATCCGCAGCGTCATGCAGAAGTAtttggaggagaggggagagctGGCCTTTGAAAAGGTCTTCAATCAGAAGATCG GATTCCTGCTGTTCCGAGACTTTTGCCAGAATGACATGGACGAAGGGATTCCTCAGCTGAGGTTCTACGAAGAG ATCAAAGAGTACGAGAAACTGGACTGCGAGGAGGACCGTCTCACCAGGAGCCGCCAAATCTACGACACCTTCATTATGAAGGAGCTGCTGTCCTGCTCCCAC CCCTTTTCAAAACAAGCTGTCAGTCACGTGCAGACCCGCCTGGCCAAGAAGCAGGTCCCCATAACCCTCTTCCAG cccTACTTAGAAGAAATCTGTGAGAGCTTGCGAGGAAACATCTTCCAGCTGTTTCTGGAAAG TGATAAGTTCACCCGATATTGCCAGTGGAAAAACGTAGAGCTGAACATTCAT CTGACCATGAATGACTTCAGTGTCCATCGGATTATCGGCAGAGGCGGCTTTGGAGAAGTCTACGGCTGCCGTAAAGCCGACACGGGGAAAAT GTACGCCATGAAATGTTTGGATAAGAAGCGCATCAAGATGAAGCAGGGGGAAACCTTGGCCTTGAATGAACGCATCATGCTCTCTCTCGTCAGCACCGGG CACTGTCCTTTCATCGTGTGCATGACGTATGCCTTCCACACGCCCGACAAGCTGTGCTTCATTCTGGACTTGATGAATG GGGGAGACCTGCACTACCACCTCTCCCAGCACGGGGTCTTCTCAGAGAAGGAGATGCGCTTCTATGCCGCCGAGATCATCCTTGGGCTGGAGCACATGCACAGCCGCTCCGTGGTCTACCGGGACCTGAAG CCAGCAAACATCCTTCTGGATGAACATGGCCACGTGCGGATCTCCGACCTGGGCCTGGCGTGCGATTTCTCCAAGAAGAAGCCCCATGCCAGCGT TGGGACTCACGGCTACATGGCTCCGGAGGTGCTGCAGAAGGGGACGGCCTACGACAGCACGGCCGACTGGTTCTCCCTGGCCTGCATGCTCTTCAAGCTTCTCCGAGG gcACAGCCCATTCAGACAACACAAAACCAAAGACAAGCACGAGATCGACCGCATGACGCTCACCGCG AACGTGGAGCTCCCGGATTCCTTTTCTCCCGAACTCAAGTCTCTCCTGGAGGGGCTTCTCCAGCGGGACATCACGAAGCGCCTGGGCTGCCAAAGTGGCGG TGCCCAGGAGGTCAAGAGTCACCCTTTCTTTCAAGGAATTGACTGGCAGCACGTTTACCTGCAAAAG TGCTCCCCACCCCTGATCCCCCCCAGGGGAGAAGTCAACGCGGCAGATGCCTTCGACATCGGCTCCTTCGACGAAGAGGACACGAAGGGAATCAAG CTGCTGGATTGCGACCAAGAGCTCTACAAGAACTTTCCCCTGGTGATTTCGGAGCGTTGGCAGCAGGAAGTGGCCGAGACGGTGTTTGAGACGGTGAACACCGACACAGACAAGGTGGAGCTGCGGAAGCGAGCGAAGAACAAGCAGCTGGGCCATGAGGAAG aTTACGCTCTGGGAAAGGACTGCATCATGCACGGCTACATGCTGAAGCTGGGGAACCCCTTCCTGACGCAGTGGCAGCGGCGCTACTTCTACCTCTTCCCCAACCGGCTGGAGTGGCGAGGGGAAGGGGAGTCCCGG CAAAACCTGCTGCCGATGGAACAGATCCTGCTGGTGGAGGAGACGCAGGTCAAGGATAAGAGGTGCATCCTTCTCCGGATTAAAGGAGGGAAGCAGTTCGTCCTGCAGTGCGAG AGCGACCCCGAGTTCGTGCAGTGGAAGAAGGAGCTGACGGAGGCCTTCATGGAGGCCCAGAAGCTGCTGCGAAGGGCCCCCAAG
- the GRK3 gene encoding beta-adrenergic receptor kinase 2 isoform X2, translating to MDEGIPQLRFYEEIKEYEKLDCEEDRLTRSRQIYDTFIMKELLSCSHPFSKQAVSHVQTRLAKKQVPITLFQPYLEEICESLRGNIFQLFLESDKFTRYCQWKNVELNIHLTMNDFSVHRIIGRGGFGEVYGCRKADTGKMYAMKCLDKKRIKMKQGETLALNERIMLSLVSTGHCPFIVCMTYAFHTPDKLCFILDLMNGGDLHYHLSQHGVFSEKEMRFYAAEIILGLEHMHSRSVVYRDLKPANILLDEHGHVRISDLGLACDFSKKKPHASVGTHGYMAPEVLQKGTAYDSTADWFSLACMLFKLLRGHSPFRQHKTKDKHEIDRMTLTANVELPDSFSPELKSLLEGLLQRDITKRLGCQSGGAQEVKSHPFFQGIDWQHVYLQKCSPPLIPPRGEVNAADAFDIGSFDEEDTKGIKLLDCDQELYKNFPLVISERWQQEVAETVFETVNTDTDKVELRKRAKNKQLGHEEDYALGKDCIMHGYMLKLGNPFLTQWQRRYFYLFPNRLEWRGEGESRQNLLPMEQILLVEETQVKDKRCILLRIKGGKQFVLQCESDPEFVQWKKELTEAFMEAQKLLRRAPKFLNKSRSAGVELTKPPLSHRNSNGL from the exons ATGGACGAAGGGATTCCTCAGCTGAGGTTCTACGAAGAG ATCAAAGAGTACGAGAAACTGGACTGCGAGGAGGACCGTCTCACCAGGAGCCGCCAAATCTACGACACCTTCATTATGAAGGAGCTGCTGTCCTGCTCCCAC CCCTTTTCAAAACAAGCTGTCAGTCACGTGCAGACCCGCCTGGCCAAGAAGCAGGTCCCCATAACCCTCTTCCAG cccTACTTAGAAGAAATCTGTGAGAGCTTGCGAGGAAACATCTTCCAGCTGTTTCTGGAAAG TGATAAGTTCACCCGATATTGCCAGTGGAAAAACGTAGAGCTGAACATTCAT CTGACCATGAATGACTTCAGTGTCCATCGGATTATCGGCAGAGGCGGCTTTGGAGAAGTCTACGGCTGCCGTAAAGCCGACACGGGGAAAAT GTACGCCATGAAATGTTTGGATAAGAAGCGCATCAAGATGAAGCAGGGGGAAACCTTGGCCTTGAATGAACGCATCATGCTCTCTCTCGTCAGCACCGGG CACTGTCCTTTCATCGTGTGCATGACGTATGCCTTCCACACGCCCGACAAGCTGTGCTTCATTCTGGACTTGATGAATG GGGGAGACCTGCACTACCACCTCTCCCAGCACGGGGTCTTCTCAGAGAAGGAGATGCGCTTCTATGCCGCCGAGATCATCCTTGGGCTGGAGCACATGCACAGCCGCTCCGTGGTCTACCGGGACCTGAAG CCAGCAAACATCCTTCTGGATGAACATGGCCACGTGCGGATCTCCGACCTGGGCCTGGCGTGCGATTTCTCCAAGAAGAAGCCCCATGCCAGCGT TGGGACTCACGGCTACATGGCTCCGGAGGTGCTGCAGAAGGGGACGGCCTACGACAGCACGGCCGACTGGTTCTCCCTGGCCTGCATGCTCTTCAAGCTTCTCCGAGG gcACAGCCCATTCAGACAACACAAAACCAAAGACAAGCACGAGATCGACCGCATGACGCTCACCGCG AACGTGGAGCTCCCGGATTCCTTTTCTCCCGAACTCAAGTCTCTCCTGGAGGGGCTTCTCCAGCGGGACATCACGAAGCGCCTGGGCTGCCAAAGTGGCGG TGCCCAGGAGGTCAAGAGTCACCCTTTCTTTCAAGGAATTGACTGGCAGCACGTTTACCTGCAAAAG TGCTCCCCACCCCTGATCCCCCCCAGGGGAGAAGTCAACGCGGCAGATGCCTTCGACATCGGCTCCTTCGACGAAGAGGACACGAAGGGAATCAAG CTGCTGGATTGCGACCAAGAGCTCTACAAGAACTTTCCCCTGGTGATTTCGGAGCGTTGGCAGCAGGAAGTGGCCGAGACGGTGTTTGAGACGGTGAACACCGACACAGACAAGGTGGAGCTGCGGAAGCGAGCGAAGAACAAGCAGCTGGGCCATGAGGAAG aTTACGCTCTGGGAAAGGACTGCATCATGCACGGCTACATGCTGAAGCTGGGGAACCCCTTCCTGACGCAGTGGCAGCGGCGCTACTTCTACCTCTTCCCCAACCGGCTGGAGTGGCGAGGGGAAGGGGAGTCCCGG CAAAACCTGCTGCCGATGGAACAGATCCTGCTGGTGGAGGAGACGCAGGTCAAGGATAAGAGGTGCATCCTTCTCCGGATTAAAGGAGGGAAGCAGTTCGTCCTGCAGTGCGAG AGCGACCCCGAGTTCGTGCAGTGGAAGAAGGAGCTGACGGAGGCCTTCATGGAGGCCCAGAAGCTGCTGCGAAGGGCCCCCAAG